A single Candidatus Omnitrophota bacterium DNA region contains:
- the argH gene encoding argininosuccinate lyase — translation MSKKLWGGRFAKKTDPLVEKFSRSIQYDHKLARYDVLGSIEHVRILKSCGMITPAEAYKMTGALSSILEDIENGVFKFDRTNEDVHTNIQNALGKKVGDLALKLHTARSRNDQVVFAAKMYTKEALSKIGIEIAALGVSLCSLGDKYRGLIIPGFTHMQHAQPVYLKNYLMAYINMTKRDDKRLEHICDNIKPTMGAGAMAGTPIKASCYGKFATANSIDAVSDRDFVIETLSALAILGMHLSRLAEDLIIWATKEFDFIEIDEAFCTGSSLMPQKKNPDALELIRGSAGRLYGNLVSVLVTMKGLPLSYNRDMQLDKEPLFDSLEIVSSELKIASRIVRTLRFNEEKVAGHLRDESLYATDIVYYLVDLGVPFAKAHTLVGELIKYSISSGIDVKKMPEDLLRKKLSPKVSKREIVKRFDPEFSVRSKRSIRRS, via the coding sequence ATGTCTAAGAAACTATGGGGTGGAAGATTTGCGAAGAAGACCGATCCTCTCGTAGAGAAGTTCTCGAGATCCATACAGTACGATCATAAGCTTGCCAGGTACGACGTCCTGGGTTCCATAGAACATGTGCGGATACTGAAGAGCTGCGGCATGATCACGCCGGCCGAGGCGTATAAGATGACCGGCGCCCTGAGCTCTATCCTGGAGGATATCGAGAACGGGGTCTTTAAGTTTGACCGCACGAATGAGGATGTGCATACGAACATACAGAACGCGCTCGGGAAGAAGGTAGGCGACCTGGCCCTTAAGCTTCATACGGCCAGATCGAGGAACGACCAGGTGGTCTTTGCCGCAAAGATGTATACCAAGGAAGCGCTCTCAAAGATAGGGATAGAGATAGCGGCCCTGGGCGTATCGCTTTGCTCTCTGGGCGACAAGTACAGGGGGCTCATAATACCCGGCTTCACGCATATGCAGCATGCCCAGCCGGTTTACCTTAAGAATTACCTGATGGCCTATATCAACATGACGAAGAGAGACGATAAAAGGCTGGAGCATATCTGCGATAATATAAAACCGACGATGGGCGCCGGCGCCATGGCGGGGACACCGATAAAGGCATCCTGCTACGGAAAGTTCGCCACCGCCAATTCGATAGATGCCGTAAGCGACAGGGATTTCGTCATAGAGACATTGAGCGCCCTTGCCATACTGGGGATGCATCTTTCGCGGCTTGCCGAAGATCTGATAATATGGGCTACGAAAGAGTTCGATTTCATAGAGATAGACGAGGCGTTCTGCACCGGCAGCTCGCTCATGCCGCAGAAGAAAAATCCTGACGCGCTCGAACTGATAAGAGGATCGGCGGGGAGGCTTTACGGGAACCTCGTCAGCGTCCTCGTTACCATGAAGGGGCTTCCCCTGTCCTACAACCGGGATATGCAGCTCGATAAGGAGCCGCTATTCGACTCCCTTGAGATAGTCTCCTCCGAATTGAAGATCGCCTCGCGTATCGTCAGGACGCTCAGGTTCAACGAAGAGAAGGTCGCCGGGCATCTCAGGGACGAATCCCTGTATGCTACGGATATCGTCTATTATCTTGTGGACCTCGGGGTCCCTTTTGCCAAAGCCCATACGCTGGTAGGTGAGCTTATAAAATATTCCATTTCGAGCGGGATCGATGTAAAGAAGATGCCTGAAGACCTGCTCAGGAAGAAGCTCTCTCCGAAAGTATCGAAGAGAGAGATCGTCAAAAGGTTTGACCCGGAATTTTCGGTCAGATCGAAGAGATCGATAAGGAGAAGCTGA
- the lysA gene encoding diaminopimelate decarboxylase has product MHDFTFKDNELYCEGVKVRDISEKVSTPFWLYSRKTLIDHYRKLKNAFRPIGPLICFSVKSNSNIAILRALVKAGAGLDIVSGGELYRARLAGADPRKIVYAGVGKRPDEIEDAVRLGILFFNVESEEELDEIQRVARSLNKKVNVAIRINPDVVPKTHVYITTGKGETKFGLDFETVHKIFNSRWRYPNLNIKGVHIHIGSQVLDALPFQNAIKKVLEFLARCKISVEYMNIGGGLGIVYSLEHPQTAKSFAEKVLPMLKKSGLRIILEPGRFISGNSGILVTKVLYTKRTPRKKFIIVDSGMSDLIRPSLYEAYHKIVPVSVNEYSSGEAEKVDVVGPICESGDFLGKERHLPLIRRGDLLAVMGAGAYGFTMSSNYNSRPRAVEVLVTGKRFHVIRRREEYKDLVRGEHIPKELK; this is encoded by the coding sequence ATGCACGATTTTACTTTTAAAGATAACGAGCTCTATTGCGAAGGGGTGAAGGTCCGCGATATCTCCGAGAAGGTGTCGACGCCTTTCTGGCTGTACAGCCGGAAGACGCTCATAGACCATTACAGGAAGCTTAAGAACGCCTTCAGGCCCATAGGGCCCCTCATATGTTTCTCGGTCAAGTCAAATTCCAATATAGCCATACTGCGGGCACTGGTGAAGGCAGGCGCAGGCCTGGACATAGTGTCCGGCGGTGAGCTTTACAGGGCGCGCCTTGCGGGCGCCGACCCGCGTAAGATCGTGTACGCGGGCGTCGGAAAGAGGCCGGATGAGATAGAGGATGCGGTGCGGCTTGGCATACTCTTCTTCAATGTGGAGTCGGAAGAGGAGCTGGATGAGATACAGCGCGTCGCGCGCTCCCTGAATAAAAAGGTGAACGTGGCGATCAGGATAAATCCCGACGTGGTGCCAAAGACACATGTCTATATAACCACAGGCAAGGGTGAAACGAAATTCGGCCTCGATTTTGAGACGGTCCACAAGATATTCAATTCGCGGTGGCGATATCCCAACCTGAACATAAAGGGCGTCCATATACATATAGGTTCTCAAGTGCTGGATGCGCTCCCGTTCCAGAACGCGATAAAAAAGGTGCTCGAGTTCTTGGCCCGCTGCAAAATTTCCGTTGAATATATGAATATAGGAGGGGGGCTCGGCATAGTATATTCGCTGGAGCATCCCCAGACCGCAAAGAGTTTTGCCGAGAAGGTCCTGCCCATGCTTAAGAAGTCGGGGCTCAGGATAATCCTGGAGCCGGGAAGGTTCATCTCGGGGAATAGCGGTATACTGGTCACGAAAGTCCTGTACACAAAGCGTACGCCCAGGAAAAAGTTCATAATAGTCGACAGCGGCATGAGCGACCTCATCCGGCCCAGCCTCTACGAGGCCTACCACAAGATCGTCCCTGTGAGCGTCAACGAATACAGCTCAGGGGAAGCCGAGAAGGTGGACGTCGTCGGCCCGATATGCGAGAGCGGTGATTTCCTGGGGAAAGAGCGGCATCTTCCGCTTATCAGGAGGGGAGACCTCCTCGCGGTCATGGGCGCCGGCGCCTACGGGTTCACGATGTCCAGCAACTACAATTCGAGGCCCAGGGCAGTCGAAGTGCTGGTCACGGGGAAAAGGTTCCATGTCATAAGGCGGCGCGAAGAGTATAAGGATCTCGTCCGCGGGGAACATATACCGAAGGAGTTGAAATGA
- the dapF gene encoding diaminopimelate epimerase: MKTIGFTKAVATGNDFIIIDNRVSGIGHRVSDLAKKLCDRRWSVGADGLLLVERSKKADFKMRIFNPDGSEAEMCGNGSRCIALYAATKKIAGTEMGIETLAGVLKAYVKKDTVKVRLSDPKDIKWNLCLTIHECPYQVNFVNTGVPHAVHFVKDADGVDVKSLGSDMRYHKEFSPYGSNVDFVEIVRGNRIKVRTYERGVEDETLACGTGAVASAIISAEAEKISSPVIVETKSGERLNVYFEIVERVFTNVYLEGRAQLVYEGKIKI; the protein is encoded by the coding sequence ATGAAGACGATCGGGTTCACTAAGGCCGTTGCTACGGGCAATGACTTTATAATAATAGATAATAGGGTATCGGGTATAGGGCATAGGGTATCGGACCTGGCGAAGAAGTTGTGCGACAGGAGGTGGTCCGTCGGCGCAGATGGTCTGCTCCTGGTGGAGCGCTCTAAAAAGGCCGATTTTAAGATGCGCATATTCAACCCGGACGGATCCGAGGCCGAGATGTGCGGCAACGGTTCGCGGTGCATAGCGCTTTATGCCGCTACGAAGAAGATAGCGGGGACGGAGATGGGCATAGAGACGCTGGCAGGGGTATTAAAGGCGTATGTAAAGAAGGATACGGTCAAGGTAAGGTTGTCGGACCCTAAAGATATAAAATGGAATCTGTGCCTGACGATACACGAATGCCCCTACCAGGTCAATTTCGTGAATACGGGGGTTCCTCATGCCGTGCATTTTGTCAAAGATGCGGACGGGGTCGATGTAAAGAGCCTTGGTTCCGATATGAGATATCATAAAGAGTTCTCTCCCTACGGATCGAATGTCGATTTCGTCGAGATAGTCCGCGGGAACAGGATAAAGGTGAGGACATACGAGAGGGGCGTAGAGGATGAAACGCTTGCCTGCGGTACGGGGGCGGTGGCAAGCGCGATCATATCGGCGGAGGCCGAGAAGATATCCTCGCCTGTCATCGTCGAGACGAAGAGCGGAGAGAGATTGAACGTCTATTTTGAGATAGTGGAAAGGGTTTTCACGAACGTCTACCTGGAAGGCAGGGCTCAGCTGGTATATGAAGGGAAGATAAAGATATGA
- the dapA gene encoding 4-hydroxy-tetrahydrodipicolinate synthase, which translates to MKNNRNVFRGSMVALVTPFRGGKIDEKALGKLVEFHIKNGTTALVPCGTTGESATLSYDEHDRVIELTIKFARGRIPVIAGTGSNSTEEAIMLTRHAEKAGADASLQVSPYYNRPTQKGLYLHFKAVAEAVNIPIILYNIASRTGVNIEPETMARLAEVKNIAGVKEASGSLEQMSRIRKLCPGEFLLISGDDALTLPVMSIGGVGIISVVSNIIPRDVAQMCGAYEKGDTGEAEALHYKMLPLVKAMFIETNPIPVKTAMGLMKMIDPEMRLPLCEMLPENREKLVRELKAYRLI; encoded by the coding sequence ATGAAAAACAACAGAAACGTCTTCAGGGGTTCCATGGTGGCGCTCGTTACGCCTTTCCGGGGCGGAAAGATAGACGAAAAGGCGCTGGGAAAGCTGGTCGAATTCCATATAAAGAACGGTACCACGGCGCTCGTCCCGTGCGGCACGACCGGGGAGTCGGCCACGCTTTCGTATGACGAACATGACAGGGTCATAGAGCTTACGATAAAATTCGCCCGCGGCAGGATCCCCGTCATAGCCGGCACGGGTTCCAACTCTACCGAGGAAGCGATCATGCTTACAAGACACGCCGAGAAGGCCGGCGCCGACGCCTCCCTTCAGGTGAGCCCGTATTACAACAGGCCTACCCAGAAGGGGCTCTACCTCCATTTCAAGGCGGTAGCGGAGGCGGTCAATATCCCGATAATACTTTATAACATCGCTTCGCGCACCGGGGTGAACATCGAACCGGAGACGATGGCGCGCCTTGCCGAGGTCAAAAATATAGCGGGGGTGAAGGAAGCGAGCGGGAGCCTTGAGCAGATGTCCAGGATAAGGAAGCTTTGTCCCGGGGAGTTCCTGCTGATATCCGGAGATGATGCTCTCACGCTCCCCGTAATGTCGATAGGCGGAGTGGGGATAATATCCGTCGTATCGAATATAATCCCGCGTGATGTGGCACAGATGTGCGGCGCGTACGAAAAGGGCGACACCGGAGAGGCCGAGGCCCTCCATTATAAGATGCTGCCGCTTGTAAAGGCGATGTTCATCGAGACGAACCCCATACCCGTCAAGACGGCGATGGGGCTGATGAAGATGATAGATCCCGAGATGCGCCTTCCGCTATGCGAGATGCTCCCGGAGAACAGGGAGAAACTGGTCAGGGAGTTGAAAGCGTACAGGCTGATATAG
- the dapB gene encoding 4-hydroxy-tetrahydrodipicolinate reductase, with protein MIKICVSGAKGKMGSRIVELARDDDAFEVAGEFDIGDEPEPMIELCDCLVEFTAPDATIEHLELCKKHKKAIVIGTTGLSEEQKAKIEEAAAKIPVVFSPNMSIGVNLLFKMVRDASRILGPDYSVEIIEAHHAQKKDAPSGTAKEMAKIVKEEKGDVKVPIESVREGDIVGEHTITFDSPFDVIEITHSAKTRDILVKGALAAVKFVVTKGHGLFTMKEVLGL; from the coding sequence GTGATAAAGATATGCGTGAGCGGCGCGAAGGGAAAGATGGGTTCGAGGATCGTAGAACTTGCCAGGGACGATGATGCTTTCGAGGTCGCCGGAGAATTCGACATCGGGGACGAGCCGGAGCCGATGATAGAACTGTGTGATTGTCTGGTAGAGTTCACCGCCCCGGACGCTACGATAGAGCACCTGGAATTATGTAAAAAACATAAGAAGGCTATCGTCATTGGGACTACCGGGCTTTCCGAAGAGCAAAAGGCAAAGATAGAAGAGGCAGCCGCAAAGATACCGGTCGTCTTTTCGCCGAATATGTCCATAGGCGTCAATCTCCTCTTCAAGATGGTGCGCGATGCCTCAAGGATACTGGGCCCGGATTACAGCGTAGAGATAATAGAAGCCCATCATGCCCAGAAGAAGGATGCGCCCAGCGGGACTGCGAAGGAGATGGCGAAGATCGTAAAAGAGGAGAAGGGCGATGTCAAAGTGCCGATAGAATCGGTACGCGAGGGCGATATCGTAGGAGAGCACACGATCACATTCGACAGCCCCTTCGATGTGATAGAGATCACCCATAGCGCCAAGACGCGCGATATACTCGTGAAAGGGGCGCTGGCAGCGGTTAAGTTCGTCGTCACGAAAGGTCACGGGTTGTTCACTATGAAGGAAGTGCTGGGGCTTTGA